The sequence ataattatgttgattgctttaaacatatatattaaagacattcatattttaaattttaaatacattgttaagttgttacatttttatgtcctcgcataatgtggactatatttttccgcatatgattaaatgaacaaaaaacattgattttttaatcatcggctattggatgtcaaacatttagtaattttgacatatagtcttagagaggaaacccgttacattttatcattagcagcaaggtacctttatatgcaccatccctcagacggcatagcacataccacggtctttgatatacaagtcgtggtgcactggctgggacgagaaatagcccaatgggcccaccgactggaattgatcccagactgagtgctttaccactggactacgctcTGTCCCCATGATTACATGAGTTTGTAAGTGAACTGTTTATGAATCATTCTAGTACAAACAAACCTTAgctttaaacaataaatgttctGCTACGGTCAATAAATAACTGAGAAAAAAATCATCAGCTTTCAACAcccgtctatacactttacatCAGTCTGATTGGTCGAGAGGTGCTTACGTTGTtgcgttcatatctcgatgaatcAAAGCAAATGAAGACTCGCTTACGACTCCCATCCCACCCCATCCCAATTCCGCCTGACTGTTCTGTACCTagccggattattcaggcaatcatatttagatattttgaagaaaacaggtgaatgattcaAAATGCAAGACAATTGTGACACAGATACCATGCAATACTACACCCTTTTATACGATAAATTCAACGAAAATCCTAAAGCAGAGTAGGCAGACACATTGATGAAAATAGCATGGCTAATGAAATGACTCAAAGGTAACCAAAGAACTGTAGAACAGTTCATGTCATACGTAACATTTGACctgaattatgttttgttttatgcaaGTATGAACCTAAGAacaacgatgtgcacactgtatcaTTCTACATAGTGAGTTATACAAATTGTTAACTATTTGAAGTAATTTGTAGATAAAGTGTTACCTAACggtaaaatatgttgtattttctgtttatacatgcttataattattttaattttttttaaggaaCTGCATCACACTGTATGATTCTAACGTAGAGAGTTATACAAATTCTTAACTAGTTGATGCAATTTCTTGATAAAGTGTTACCTAACGGTAAAATATGTTGTATCCTCTGTTTATacacgtttatatatatatttttaggaaCTGCATCTGATCAATTGAGAGAGGTTAACCCTGATATCTACGTTCAGACAAGAGCATACACAATGGCTGAAGATCTTCTGTTAAACGTCGGTGTGGTGGTCTTGATTGGAAGTGCAGGATCAGGGAAGACGTCTATTGGATTGAATCTCATGAAAAGGATTGTTGATCTTCAGAAAAGACAGCCACTTGTCCTGACTCATCACTCACAGTTTGAAGACATCGTGACTCCCAGGGATCCAGTAAATGTCAAGCGAGAGGAGAAACTTGTTGTACTGCTTGATGATATTTATGGAAAGAGCAATCTTGTGACTGAATTTCAACGATCGTGGGAAGCAAAATTAGACAAAGTGTGGCCCCTCATTCAGTCTGGGTTTATTAAACTCATAATTACAATtagaacacaaatatttttagaGTGTAAAGAAAGCCTGAATGCATACACTGCCTTCAATAAGATACACCAGATAGATCTGCATGGTCCAGATTTGTGCCTGACAACTGATGAAAAGTTAAATATTCTCAAGCGACACCTTCAAAATGCAGGGATACCAATGGCAGATGAAGATAGGGAGACGGCTGTAAAGCAAACATTTACCGAGTTGGGATTCCCCCAGTGTTGTAAGTACTTTGTAAGTTCTTCGGAAGCACAAAAGCGAGGGGTTGAATTCTTCAAAAGGCCAGTAGAATACCTGAAGGGTCATTTTGTTAAACTAAAATCAGACAGATTAGAGCAAAGTCAGTATCAGTACCTTGTCCTCCTGCTCACGATGTTCAAGCAAGGGGTTCTGACAGATGAATCACTGGATCCATTTGAAGATCAGACTGAGACAATTAGTCTAATAGATAAACTTAAACATGTCTGTCGAATAAACAGTGATGTCTCACTTGGACAGATAAAATCATCTGCTGACTCGCTGTGTGGGCTTTACTTGGAGCGCAATGACGAGACTAGGGAATATTCCTTTATTCACCAATCAGTGTTTGACACTTTGTTTCTGCAGTTTTCATCAGAGTATCTTAAGCAGGGAATCACCATTTGTCCTGTTACAATGCTCCTGCAGTACATCATCACACCATATGTGCAGAAGAAAGGCGATGTGGTAGTGATGGTATGCCAAAACAACTATTCGGTTCTTGCTCGACGGTTTACAGGCTTGTTGAAGTCCAGTAGCGCTAGAAGTATTCTTTCACACCAGTCATTCAAGGATGAACATTTTGTGGAGTATCTGACAAACAAATTCTGGAAATCTGTGGTACCACCTGAAATTTTGTCTCAGAAGCTTGACCATCATGACCATGTCACTGGGGTCTTGTTTGATGAGCTTAACTTGAGCAACATGTGGAGTGACACTGAGAAGCAAAATGGATATTTCCCAGATATGAAGGCGCACCAGTCAGTTAATATCCAGCAGAAGGTTATCTTCACATCATCAACAGCAGTATCTATAGCCATCACTGAAGGATTGCGAACACTGTCCACATGGTTTGTCAATGGCATCTGCCCTTTAGAAAACACTGTGACTGAAAATCAACGGGAGGCGTTCTATGCTTCTTGCTTCGTGGGAAATGCAGATGTCattcatattttgttaaattatggcATTGTTCCAAATATGATGTCTTTCACTGCTGCTGCAGCATCAAACCTAGATGACATctcaatatttaaaacattgttaactCATACAGACTTAGTCCTGCGCGTACATGATTTAGGATTCATGCTGGCTTTAGCACTTGAGAAAGGAAATGGAAAAATAGCTAGGCTATTGATTGATAAAATCAGTCAAATGGATTCCAGTCATCCTACCTTGGAATGGGCATTGAAACATCTCTTATTGCAGTGTCATGGAGGATTGAGAAATTCCGACTTACTCAAATTTCACAACCATAAGCTTCCAACTAGTGTTGCCATTCGAGCAGAAGATCTTTTTGTGAAGTTATCTGAATATGTAACAGGGATAAATCCTGGACTACGTGCATTCTTAGCAGCTGCATTTGATGACTTGTCCATCCTTAAAAACATCGTCATCGCTGATCCAACCTGTTTGAGCACAGTAAGTGGAACTGAAACACTTTTACACACAGCTTCGCGATATGGATGTTTAGATTCAGTCAAATTTCTGTTAGATCGTGGACTCAAAATCACTGATGCCAACATTAAGAAGCAAACTGCGCTGCATTTGGCTGCAGAAAACAACACATCCAATGTTGTTGAATGTCTTCTGTTCAAAGGAGCCGACCCCAATGCTCTAGATGCAGACGAGAACTCACCTCTACATTTGGCCAGTGGTGCCAATTTATTAGAGTCAGCTATAAAACTGGTCGAAATGGGATCCAAACTGGACACAGTGAATATTACTGGGGACTCTCCACTTCATATAGCTTGCAAACACAATCCATTGGCATTTGTAAAGTATCTGGTGGAGGAAGAATCGAACATAAATTTGGAAAACAACAAAGGCATGACACCATTTCATTTGGCATTGCATTACAACAAAGCTGATGTTATACAATATCTTGTACGGCATGGATCAGATTTGAAAGGACCCTGTCCTATTTCTTATGAAAACTTTAAGAGCTACCCTCTTCCTGGATGTCTTGATGTCGCAGAGTTTCTTTTTAAGAAAGGAGTTAAAGAAGCATCAGATCTATTTGCAGTTCTGCTGCACAGAGCAGTACGTGTTGGTAACATCATGACTGTCAGGTTTTTGTTGGAGAAAGGTGTGAAACCGAACTGTTTAGACATGGACGGTAAATCTCCACTTCATGCTGCATCGAGACTGGGCCACGAACCAATGGTAAAGCTGTTACTGAAACACAAGGCATCTGTAAATGCTGTAGACAAAGAACTGCATACTCCATTACATGATGCATGCCATTTTGCTGATGTTCCAACAATAAACATCCTGTTGAATCGCGATGCTGAAACTGAAGTAAAGGACAAACGTGGATTAACTCCACTCCAGATGGCAGGGATATCAGGCGATAAAGAGAAGCTTGAAACTCTCCTAAAAGGAGGAGCTGATATTAACAGCCAAGACTGTGACGGAAATACTGTTTTACACAGAACCATTTTAAATGGACTTACAGAAGCTGCAGAAATCCTGATAACCCTAAAGGCAGATGTCAACAAACCAAACAAGTATGGGAAAACGCCACTGATGAGCGCAGCAACAGTTCCCGATGAAAGTCTGGTGAAACTGATAACTGAGGCTGGAGCTGATAGTCAAGACCCTTTGCCCTCAAAATAATCTAAGCAATGTTTCTTTGGAATATTGTTAATTCCCTCCATGAAATATTATTGTATGAACATACTTTTGATTATATATGTTGTCCCTTTCATGTGGAAGCTGTTATAGAAAGGTGTTTAGCATCTGCACTGATGTGGACTATAACAGAGGAGTCGTCTTACAGACGGAATTCAAACCATATACCATAGTCAGTATGAGCTGtcatttgtaaacaaaacaaaaaccttgaCAGTGAGCCATGCCATAAAATCCTCGAGACTCTATCATAACttctatttctcgcttcagccagtgcaccacgactggtacatcaaaggccgtggtatgtgctatcctgtctatgggatggtgcatataaaagatcccttgctgccaatcgaaaacagtagcccatgaagtggcgatagcgggtttcctccttcaatatttgtcttgtccttaaccatatgtctgacgccatctaatcgtaaatgaaatgtgttgaacgtgtcgttaaataaaacatttccttccttcttccttctatCATAATTTCTTCTGGAGTCAGGTTTGTTGTGTAGagatatggtattatatatgttAGTGGGTGATTCATAATCATGCGAATTCAGTCATGTATGCCATTGCTCACTTtacatactttaaaatgtgtatattattttagtttattactGGTGAGTAGACTAACACGCATTATCGTCAGTTTGTTTTCAGACATAACTTTCAGGGTGAAGTACTTTCAATAAACAGGACAATTTCGATCTTCAAGCTGCAATGTTTCAATATGTGTTCTATGTAACGACGTGCCCCTATCTTCTGGACTGTCATGGACCACACAGCTACATCCTCGGAGCCTAATGTCCTTCAGACTTTACTGGATAGCGACATCAATCCAAATTGTGTTAATTCAACAAGAGAAATGTGTTTCACTGACTTGGAGACAAAAACGTGGAAATATTCCTCTCCATCAGGCTAAAATATTAGAGCAGGTGCACTTAAGAAACTTTTCTATACGTTTTGTATGTGGTAACATTTCAAGACTGTCATTCACAACTCTGATTTTCCTAATCTTAACCTGCAGATGACATTTTAGCAGTTTTGATGGCGTGCGCTTATCAACCACTGATACCAAGGTGGACATTAAATCATAGCAGACTTACTGTGAACACGACCAGCTAgatgcaaatttaatttttattgaacGTTCATTTGATAGTTTAACATTGCAAATACAAAAGATGTATGCGATTACAAATATCCCCAGAAGCAAATTGTTCCAGGTCAAACAGCattgaaatatataatgtataattcatattaatatggaaaataGTATATACTCTGGATTTTATGGtgtttttgttgcatttttgttgcttttttttaaaaatgtatttttgtctcaaatctgaaaaacaaaggTATATTTCCTATACTGGTGATGACCAAAATACACTACGTTAATGTTTTGACACGTTTTAATATGGgatacacaaacaacacacgcgcgtgcacacacacacacacacatatacacacacgtacacacacacaaacaaacaaacaattgacTGCTTTAATatccggggcgggacgtaacccaatggtaaccggcctcggtggcgtcgggGTTCGGCCAACgatctacaagctggtaggtactgcgttcggatcccagtcgaggcatgggatttttaatccagataccgactccaaaccctgagtgagtgctccgcaaagctcaatgggtaggtgtaaaccacttgcaccgaccagtgatccataactgattcaacaaaggtcatggtttgtgctatcctgcctgtgggaagagcaaataaaagatcccttgctgcttgtcataaaagagtagcctatgtggcgacagcgggtttcctctaaaaaaaactgtcggaatgaccatatgtttgacatccaatagccgatgataagataaaaaatcaatgtgctctagtggcgtcgttaaataaaacgaactTTACTtttaacccagtggtaaaacgttcaccGCATGCACGATGggactgggatcgattccagttggtgggcccattggacaatgtgttgttccatccagtgcaccaacactggtatatcaaagtccctggtatgtgttatcctttctgtcggttataaaatatcccttgctactaattaaatcGTGCACCGTGTTTCCTttatatgactatatgtcaaaatgtttggcatccaatagccgatgattaaagggacattcctgagtgtgccgcaatttttaagatgttattgaccaaaAGAGACTTTTGAACGATTTAATTGCTTAtcaaatatctccataaaatattagtggttgtatgttaaacgtgtttctggtcgttctaatatttatacaaagttaaatttcattgtatttcctaaaatgtttgttttttcgtacataggaaattatttgtagacaaaatccagtttgggcttcttacaaatattaagacgaccagaaacacattgaatatacagacactgatattctaaataagaaaatatatttaatattaagtttaatcgtttaaatattttattagtcggaaatagcttacaatgcagcaaactcaggaatgtccctttaataaatcaatgttctctggtggtatcgttaaaataataataataagtatcaATATTTGTTTACCCTGTGTACTGGGTTATCCCATTATCTAGATAGTGTTATAATATGACCAttctgttttttgtaaatatgttttagaaaTGCATTGAAGTGGAGGTCAAGATGTTgtctgttgtgtgttgtgtgtgtggggggaggggggggggtgtcaaaaGTTGTGTCACTGTTAACTGAGAGCAGTCTGATTagtattttattcagaaaaaaaaggaaataaataattttaaaatagtatgtgtTAAACAAATTCTTGAAATAGTTTATGAATTACAAtttatacaaatgtatgtattcGTATTGtcatttaccggcctcggtggcgtcgtggttagccatcggtctacaggctggtaggtactggattcggatcccagtcgaggcatgggatttttaattcagataccgactccaaaccctgagtgagtgctccgcaaagctcaatgggtaggtgtaaaccacttgcaccgaccagtgatccataactgattcaacaaaggtcatggtttgtgctatcctgcctgtgggaagagcaaataaaagatcccttgctgcttgtcataaaagagtagcctatgtggcgacagcgggttttctctaaaaaactgtcggaatgaccatatgtttgacatccaagagccgatgataagataaaaaatcaatgtgctctagtggcgtcgttaaaaaaaaataaaaatacttttaacccagtggtaaaacgttcaccGCATGCACGGTGggactgggatcgattccagttggtgggcccattggacaatgtgttgttccatccagtgcaccaacactggtatatcaaagtccctggtatgtgttatcctttctgtcggttataaaatatcccttgctactaattaaatcGTGCACCGTGTTTCCTttatatgactatatgtcaaaatgtttggcatccaatagccgatgattaaagggacattcctgagtgtgccgcaatttttaagatgttattgaccaaaAGAGACTTTTGAACGATTTAATTGCTTAtcaaatatctccataaaatattagtggttgtatgttaaacgtgtttctggtcgttctaatatttgtacaaagttaaatttcattgtatttcctaaaatgtttgttttttcgtacgtaggaaattatttgtagacaaaatccagtttgggcttcttacaaatattaagacgaccagaaacacattgaatatacagacactgatattctaaataagaaaatatatttaatattaagtataatcgtttaaatattttattagtcggaaatagcttacaatgcagcaaactcaggaatgtccctttaataaatcaatgttctctggtggtatcgttaaaataataataataagtattaatatttgtttacccTGTGTACTGGGTTATCCCATTATCTAGATAGTGTTATAATATGACCAttctgttttttgtaaatatgttttagaaaTGCATTGAAGTGGAGGTCAAGATGTTgtctgttgtgtgttgtgtgtgtggggggaggggggggtgtcAAAGTTGTGTCTCTGTTAACTGAGAGCAGTCtgattagtattttatttagaaaaaaaggaaataaataattttaaaatagtatgtgtTAAACAAATTCTTGAAATAGCTTATGAATTACAATTTATACAAATGTGTGTATTCGTATTGtcatttaccggcctcggtggcgtcgtggttagccatcggtctacaggctggtaggtactggattcggatcccagtcgaggcatgggatttttaattcagataccgactccaaaccctgagtgagtgctccgcaaggctcaatgggaaggtgtaaaccacttacaccgaccagtgatccataactggtttaacaaaggccatggtttgtgctatcctgcctatgggaagtgcaaataaaagatcccttgctgcttgtcgtaaaaagagtatcctatgtggcggcagcgggtttcctctaaaaacagtgtcagaatgaccatatgtttgacatccaatagccgatgataagataaaaaaaatcaatgtactctaatggcgtcgttaaataaaagaaactttactttagTATTGTCATTTCAAACTTAGTTTGTGTATTTACTGTTTTTCACGtaaaagaaaagacaaaaaaaagtaaaaaataagaaaagaaacgTCCAAACCCTGTTTGTGGGTTTGGCTCCATAGCAACAAGCTATAAATCTgtcaccgacctcggtggtgttgtgtttaagccatcggacataagactggtagatacagggttcgcagcccagtaccgatTCCAACCCAGCGTGAGTTTTAACGATCCAGTGGGTAGGtgaaagaccactacaccctcttctctctcactaaccactaacaactaactcactgtcctagacagacagcccagatagctgagggtaTGTACTCAGAACAGCGAGCTTGAaacttaatttgatataagcacgaaaataacttgaaatgaaatgaatatatatatatatatatattcatccaGTTACCTTCTGTACAACTCCGAAATTCACACCTCCCGACAATGCTTTTTTGTTCCTTACACAGAAATTCACACCTCCCGACAATGCTTTTTTGTTCCTTACACAGAAATTCACACCTCCCGACAATGCTTTTTTGTTCCTTACACAGAAATTCACACCTCCCGACAATGCTTTTTTATTCCTTACACAGAAATTCACACCTCCCGACAATGCGTTTTTGTTCCTTACACAGAAATTCACATCTCCCGACAATGCTTTTTTGTTCCTTACACAGAAATCCACACCTCCCGACAATGCTTTTTTGTTCCTTACACAGAAATTCACACCTCTCAACATAATTTTATTCGGTCCCAagggtgttcggtttagaggAAGGGCCCAAGGGCTTGTAATATCAGCATTTGCAGTGATTTCCAATAATCTGCTCTAACCCGTATTTCGAGTATGtacagagcctcgacaaatacctaATAACTTAGactctgttgatattttccatattaaaaaatgcccgtgaaatattatatatatatatcctataacttacccatgatatccatgtcataaactcatgttatttgcaaggtctctaggtaatgtgttgccgTGGATCGGTCagttgtttacaagccaacaagacctgtatacttggacgtaacgttttcaaagatgaTTGCATCTTTAGTACtatgatttattaaaaatttaattaaaatgttattttagaagtgttataggataaattcgctaattgtgttttttaatatgtaaattatcAACCGcttctagttaatcggtatttgtctcggcagagcctcgatacgttttctttctctctctctctctctctctctctctctctctctctctctctctctctctctctctctctctctctctatatatatatatatatatatatatatatatatatatatataatgtatatacatgtgtatatatatatatattgtgacgaCCCTGGATTAGAGGGTGTCCTTGTAAATGAACATAATTATTAACTATGAAGGCAAAAGATCaccaacaaaattaaaattcagcAATATTTATTCAACAATAAGCTTGAAGCACATACACAGGAGAACTGTGTGTTCATTGATTCAGTTAGTGATataatttaaatgaataattaaataaataggaTTTTAAATTACCTTAAAAGACTGAGTCTTATTTACCTGGGACAGGGAAGTCgcactataataattatttattattactaatatacgAAATGGCAAACgtgataatatatacaatctcAATTGTGGACCAAAAACGTCAATGACTGCAAGAATACACACTTCAGATACTTTGTTTAGTTTACATATAGCTATATCTACTGCATAGGCACTCTTATTTATCTCTAGCGCTCTGTCTATATATGCACTTAATTTTACCCCATATAAACcgcaaaccggcctcggtggcgtcatggttaggtcatcggtctacaggctggtaggtactgggttcggatcccagtcgaggcatgggatttttaatccagatacagactccaaaccctgagtgagtgttccgcaaggctcaatagaccagtgatccataaccagttcaacaaaggccatggtttgtgcaatcctgcctgtgggaagtgcaaataaaagatcacttgctgcctgtcgtaaaagagtagcatatgtggcgacagcgcgtttcctctaaaaaaaaaaaaaaaaacagtgtcagaaggACCATGTGTTTggcgtccaatagccgatgatatgtgttctagtggcgtcgttaaataaaacaaactttacttcttctttttaaaaaaccgCAACACCCGGGACGTACACATTTCCTGTGTAATAGTTGCTATCTATCtccttaaattttattaataataaatgccGACAATCACACACTGTGtatctttattaattatctaatCATTGAGGTTGTGAGTTTGGCCTCTACACGTTATTCCAGTAATATTCACTTATGTAAATCCCGTAGAATTgagtaatttataaataaacccAACCCTCCTATCAGGGCGAATGATTGACCGAAACTGACTAACATCGGTTTTACCGGTATATATACCCCCGTTAAAATCCAACACAGCGGAATTCCAAAATCCCATAATATTCAACGCCTGTTGGATACAATTCCCATAACGCCATCTGCAGCGTTGAATAAAAATCCATCACGGTTGGAAAAATCCAACGCTATTggatatttcagatatagttgGATATTCAATACGCTATTTAATGAACTACATGTGCACaattacttttatatttaataatttctaCGTAAATTCACTCACTAAAATTGAGgcaaaaaataactaaatgtttacCTTAGTGCACAAAAGGCAAGGTTGAAATTTAGCAGATGACAGATGCCGGAAGTATGTTGATCGAgactataaaaaatgtaatttgaaGCATTTAAGGACATTACAGAAAtaaaaagagagacagaaaggAGACTTTCTTCTTGGAGTGGGGCAATCAATTGTCCAGGGCTACTAAGACAGGCTGATGCACGTAGCTATACAGACAAAACGCGAATAATCGTGGCCTTCTGCAGAATGGCTGTCATATGAGTCGCTGATCGAGTCGACTAAAATCAGCCGTACAATGACGTCGACGCAAGGAATCATGCCACAAAATAATCCaccctggtggtgcaggctgtcgaaataAGAAACGCTTTTGCATTCAATCAGCCGCATACACCCCTGTAGACTACTCCATTTTGTTGACAAAAACATCAAAAGGGAGGACTCCCAAGTCCAGCACGAGAAAAGTACCAGGCAAATGTGCAGGCAATAGCGCAAAGAGGTCTGTATTGTGGTGAGCGAACTTTTAACGGTGGTCGGGTTTGTGCGACCCTACAAAATGTATTGAAGGAAAATTCGCATGGAGCAGGAGGGGGTTTCGATCCTTGATACCTATCCACCCCCTCCCGCACACGCCTGAGCATATGCAGTGGCAGAGGTGAAACTAAAGCATCTTAATGCGGCGAGCTGCGGACTGGAAACCAATTTAGGACAAAGACGTTTGAATATATGGTAACTAAAAAAAAGTTCTTTAATATGCATTGTAATATATCTGGTTAacctggggggaggggggggggtgacgggtaggtgtacgaccactaAATAGAcgtctctcccactaaccagtAGCACTGTGTCCTctacatacagcccagatagctgagttgtgtgcccagggcatgaaataaagaaattatttatttaacgacgcactgaacacattttatttacggttatatggtgtcagacatatgtttaaggaccatacagatatggacagaggaaacccgctgtcgccaattaatgggctactcttctcaattagcagcaagggatcttttatatgcactatcccacagacagggtagtacataccacggcctttgatataccagtcgtggtgcactggctggaacgagaaatagcgcaatggggccaccaaaagggatcgatctcacgcctaccgcgcatcgaacgagcgcAGTACctctgggctatgtccctcccctccccactcCCCAGGACATGAGGTTTGTAATAAAAGCacgaatataagcacgaactaAAATATCTGAACGGCACGCTGTGCTGGTATCACACGCAACATCAGATTCAACATATCAAAAACACCGTTAGATTTAACGGTGTCGGCCCGGACGTGGAAAATCATATTGTGTGTAGTACCGGTTTGCCGAATTATGAATGTCCCGGGAAGTACAAGGAACTAATTGGTGTACATATCCTGTCTTGGGGTGGGAGTCGTGTTTTCGTTACCAACGAAATGAGAAGCGTTTATAGTCTAGCATTACTGTTCGGGGTAGCAATTGAGCAGGCGCTTATGtctgtgttttcttttcttatatTGTTATTTCTTCGTTTTCTCTagagttttgttttatgttcctCGTATTGGTTTAAAAGGATTACTGTCCTGGGTAGTATTTTTATATGTGCTCACAACGCTGTATCcatgggttgtcatgccacgaccagaagcggtcaggccctttctaagggtcctatgggcaacctagggagacaccccagcatcacagaggtctaattaacgagctactctcgactcactaacatcaaa comes from Gigantopelta aegis isolate Gae_Host chromosome 13, Gae_host_genome, whole genome shotgun sequence and encodes:
- the LOC121387063 gene encoding uncharacterized protein LOC121387063 isoform X1 codes for the protein MILEVVVIVQFILLVAVSIAFYVFWRNRQEPPVRNAPQDVAPSDNTVCRQHESLHQQDTSSGEAVGKEDVAPDECASELRKRKRNIHSADSDDLLCGEFRFTATDGCVSNDERKSEMAYSPASFHQNEDLLKDAYTAHRSAAVLNNVGDGTDRKEHLGGSERYEANQKLEIDVFHSEEDITCKVDDDVDVIADDVNVDTDLIQSSDKQIQDAIVVPQICPVGDATEAENTVHDFKDEKAEHLTEDLSALPKDVVSGVDSKTAYSVNDDTEGPEYQRATIKQTEDFNMSSENCSASGDSQTVHDVHYVQEQHATVTGGPPQGIPMELMHYIPSENQSGPISIAGMTFGENTLVLGPTDMGTQPKKRSVKQPKARSDKFTNMKRTASDQLREVNPDIYVQTRAYTMAEDLLLNVGVVVLIGSAGSGKTSIGLNLMKRIVDLQKRQPLVLTHHSQFEDIVTPRDPVNVKREEKLVVLLDDIYGKSNLVTEFQRSWEAKLDKVWPLIQSGFIKLIITIRTQIFLECKESLNAYTAFNKIHQIDLHGPDLCLTTDEKLNILKRHLQNAGIPMADEDRETAVKQTFTELGFPQCCKYFVSSSEAQKRGVEFFKRPVEYLKGHFVKLKSDRLEQSQYQYLVLLLTMFKQGVLTDESLDPFEDQTETISLIDKLKHVCRINSDVSLGQIKSSADSLCGLYLERNDETREYSFIHQSVFDTLFLQFSSEYLKQGITICPVTMLLQYIITPYVQKKGDVVVMVCQNNYSVLARRFTGLLKSSSARSILSHQSFKDEHFVEYLTNKFWKSVVPPEILSQKLDHHDHVTGVLFDELNLSNMWSDTEKQNGYFPDMKAHQSVNIQQKVIFTSSTAVSIAITEGLRTLSTWFVNGICPLENTVTENQREAFYASCFVGNADVIHILLNYGIVPNMMSFTAAAASNLDDISIFKTLLTHTDLVLRVHDLGFMLALALEKGNGKIARLLIDKISQMDSSHPTLEWALKHLLLQCHGGLRNSDLLKFHNHKLPTSVAIRAEDLFVKLSEYVTGINPGLRAFLAAAFDDLSILKNIVIADPTCLSTVSGTETLLHTASRYGCLDSVKFLLDRGLKITDANIKKQTALHLAAENNTSNVVECLLFKGADPNALDADENSPLHLASGANLLESAIKLVEMGSKLDTVNITGDSPLHIACKHNPLAFVKYLVEEESNINLENNKGMTPFHLALHYNKADVIQYLVRHGSDLKGPCPISYENFKSYPLPGCLDVAEFLFKKGVKEASDLFAVLLHRAVRVGNIMTVRFLLEKGVKPNCLDMDGKSPLHAASRLGHEPMVKLLLKHKASVNAVDKELHTPLHDACHFADVPTINILLNRDAETEVKDKRGLTPLQMAGISGDKEKLETLLKGGADINSQDCDGNTVLHRTILNGLTEAAEILITLKADVNKPNKYGKTPLMSAATVPDESLVKLITEAGADSQDPLPSK